Proteins encoded within one genomic window of Ovis aries strain OAR_USU_Benz2616 breed Rambouillet chromosome 1, ARS-UI_Ramb_v3.0, whole genome shotgun sequence:
- the LOC101107565 gene encoding probable protein BRICK1: MAGQEDPVQQEIHQDWANREYIEVITSSIKKTANFLNSFDMSCRSRLATINEKLTALERRIEYIQTRVTKGETLT, from the coding sequence ATGGCGGGACAAGAGGATCCAGTGCAGCAGGAGATTCACCAGGACTGGGCGAACCGGGAGTACATTGAGGTCATCACCAGCAGCATCAAGAAAACCGCAAACTTTCTCAACTCATTCGATATGTCTTGTCGCTCAAGACTCGCAACAATAAACGAGAAACTGACAGCTCTTGAACGGAGAATAGAGTACATACAAACCAGGGTGACAAAAGGTGAAACCCTCACCTAG
- the LOC105602566 gene encoding protein IMPACT-like gives MLPNEYPGTAPPIYQLNAPWLKGQERADLSNSLEEIYIQNIGESILYLWVEKIRDVLIQKSQMTEPGPDGKKKTEEEDVECEDDLVLAYQPENQVKTLDFDVSENRTEIEELPPIDHGIPITDRRSTFQAHLAPVVCPKQVKMVLAKLYENKKIASATHNIYAYRIYCEDKQTFLQDCEDDGETAAGGRLLHLMEILNVRDVMVVVSRWYGGVLLGPDRFKHINNCARNILVEKNYTNSPEESSKALGKNKKCSSWSNGLSENPGVYTCS, from the exons ATGCTACCAAATGAATACCCAGGTACAGCTCCACCTATTTATCAACTGAATGCTCCTTGGCTTAAAGGGCAAGAACGGGCAGATTTATCTAATAGCCTTGAGGAAATATACATCCAGAATATTGGTGAAAGTATTCTTTACCTGTGGGTGGAGAAAATAAGAGATGTCCTAATACAAAAATCTCAGATGACAGAACCAGGCCCAGAcggaaagaagaaaactgaagaggaagatGTTGAATGTGAAGATGATCTTGTTTTAGCATATCAACCAGAAAATCAAGTTAAAACTTTGGATTTTGATGTCAGTGAAAATCGAACAGAAATAGAAGAATTACCTCCGATTGATCATGGCATCCCTATTACAGACCGAAGAAGTACTTTTCAGGCACACTTGGCTCCAGTAGTTTGTCCCAAACAGGTGAAAATGGTTCTTGCCAAATTGTATGAGAATAAGAAAATTGCTAGTGCCACCCACAACATCTATGCGTACCGAATATACTGTGAGGATAAGCAGACCTTCTTACAGGACTGTGAGGATGACGGGGAAACAGCAGCTGGTGGGCGTCTTCTCCATCTCATGGAGATTTTGAATGTGAGAGATGTCATGGTGGTGGTATCACGCTGGTATGGAGGGGTTCTGCTAGGACCAGATCGCTTCAAACATATCAACAACTGTGCCAGAAACATTCTAGTGGAGAAGAACTACACAAATTCACCGGAGGAATCATCTAAGGCTTTGGGAAAGaacaaaaaa TGTTCATCATGGAGTAATGGATTAAGTGAAAATCCAGGCGTATACACCTGCAGTTAA